Proteins encoded by one window of Perca fluviatilis chromosome 13, GENO_Pfluv_1.0, whole genome shotgun sequence:
- the LOC120571064 gene encoding gastrula zinc finger protein XlCGF71.1-like, which produces METEADGEDCGGPEPARNSHRHPLSQPENEDQNGGSSDPETDDSTDWKETREPQSALNSLKHDSRCKKTFSCSECGNRFSFKSDLKTHMRIHTGEKPFSCSVCNKSFTRRGSLRSHMRIHTGEKSFSCSECGRAFTERGNLKNHMMTHSGEKPFSCSVCKKSFTQRGSLQKHIRIHTGEKPFSCSVCNTSFTQSGDLLKHMRVHTGEKPFSCSVCKKSFTQRGNLRLHMAVVHAVLI; this is translated from the coding sequence atggaaacagaagctgatggagaggactgtggaggaccagaaccagccaggaactctcATCGACATCCACTTTCACAACCAGAGAATGAAGACCAGAATGGAGGCTCTTCTgatcctgagactgatgacagtactgattggaaggagaccagagaacctcagtcagccttaaactctctgaaacatgattcaagatgtaagaaaacattcagctgctctgagtgtgggaacAGATTTAGCTTCAAGTCAGATCTGAAGACACatatgagaatccacacaggagagaagccttttagctgctcagtttgtaataaatcttttacaCGGAGAGGAAGTTTACGgtcacacatgagaatccacacaggagaaaaatcttttagctgctctgagtgtggtagAGCTTTCACTGAACGTGGAAACCTGAAGAACCACATGATGACTCATtctggagaaaaacctttcagctgctcagtctgtaagaaatcttttacacagagaggaagtttacagaaacacattagaatccacacaggagaaaaaccttttagctgctcagtttgtaataCATCGTTTACACAGAGTGGAGATTTACTGAAACACATGagagtccacacaggagagaaacctttcagctgctctgtttgtaagaaatcttttacacagagaggaaaTTTACGGTTACACATGGCCGTAGTCCATGCAGTACTCATTTGA
- the LOC120571008 gene encoding gastrula zinc finger protein XlCGF8.2DB-like, with translation METEADREDCGLPEPARKSHPLLQPETEDQTREKRFRCSGFNAHLKKHMRTPIGEKTFSCSVCKKSFTQNGYLKTHMRIHTGEKPFSCSVCNKSFIQRGSLQRHMIVHTGEKRFSCSGFKAHLKKDMRTNAGEKTFSCSVCKKYFTHSGHLQTHMRIHTGEKPFSCPECGKAFTERGHLKAHMITHTGEKPFSCSVCKKSFTHNGNLKMHMRIHTGEKPFRCSVCNKSFRQSGYLKTHMRIHTGEKPFSCSVCNKSFIKSESLRSHMVVHTGEKRFSCNVCDKRFAWRSHVKTHKCVGAMGWR, from the exons atggaaacagaagctgatagagaggactgtggattaccagaaccagccaggaaatcacatccacttttacaaccagagactgaagaccagaccaGAGAGAAACGATTCAGGTGCTCTGGCTTCAATGCACATCTTAAAAAACATATGAGAACTCCCATAGGAGAAAAAacttttagctgctcagtctgtaaaaaatcttttacacagaatggatatttaaagacacacatgagaatccacacaggagaaaaacctttcagctgctcagtttgtaataaatcttttaTACAGAGAGGAAGTTTACAGAGACACATgatagtccacacaggagagaaacgaTTCAGCTGCTCTGGCTTCAAGGCACATCTTAAGAAAGATATGAGAACAAACGCAGGAGAAAAAacttttagctgctcagtctgtaagaaatattttacacataGTGGACATTTACAaacacacatgagaatccacacaggagagaaaccttttaGCTGCCCTGAGTGTGGTAAAGCTTTCACTGAACGTGGACACCTGAAGGCACACAtgataactcacacaggagaaaaacctttcagctgctcagtctgtaagaaatcttttacacacaaTGGAAATTTAAAGAtgcacatgagaatccacacaggagaaaaaccttttcgctgctcagtttgtaataaatcttttaGACAGAGTGGATATTTAAAgacacacatgagaatccacacaggagaaaaacctttcagctgctcagtttgtaataaatcttttaTAAAGAGTGAAAGTTTACGGTCACACATggtagtccacacaggagagaaaagattcagctgcaatgtttgtgacaaaagatttgcctggcgttctcatgtcaaaacacataaatgtgttggtgcgatgg gatggcgctaa